TAAGGTAGCCAGGGACCTTTTTCTGCTTGTGTGTGGCCGTGCCGTCTTGGTGCTGGGTACTAACTTAGGTGCGTGCTAGGGGAGAGGTGTGTGATGTGGAAAGTGGAGGAGCGGAGCAATGGGATGTCTGTGTGTGATGGAGGGGGTAGGGGAAGAGGCGTGTATACAACTCTAACACTGCAGACTCATCAGAGAGACAGAGGAAAGCGCAGCACAGCGCAGCGCTGGATACCCCCTCATGGGTACAGTAGGGACCCGTAAGGCAAGGTAGGCACACACCTCACACGCCCCTGCCCTTGTAGGGTCCCTTCCATTCACTCGTCACTCACTCACGTCCTTGGGTCTTTCCATAATCCCATGCCTGCTCCGCGCAGCTTTGGGGAcatttatttaatatacaGCCTCCTCCCCCTCACCAACCGTCTTGCTCTCCATCTAtctccaagttcatcaacaGATTCAGCTTCAAGTAGCTTcagatcttcttgatcatTCTCATCTTGCACTcatatatacttatataccCACTACCACCACACTCACCTCAAGCAACTCACCACCTCGCCTTGACCATCATAGCCTCTCAGTTCGTTTGGATATAAAGACAGACACAAGAGGACAGACAGATACAGGAAACAATTGAGAAGAAACCAACTCTCTCAATCTTGCTTTGGGCCATCTAGAGCTTCGTCGTTGCAAAATCGACCGTTACAATTCTCAGCTACAAGCAACCCCACACTCAAACATATAACAACTTCACAATGTCCATGTTTATGACACAACCCGCCTACGCCTACGCGGCAGCTCCTCCACCCCCCAGACAATACTCGGGAACAAGCAGTGCTTTCAGTGCTTCTGCCAACCCCGATGAGGACTGGACCAAGATCTCTGACCTTGCTGAGCGCCGAAGAATACAGAACCGCATTGCTCAGCGCAACTACCGTACGTTGAGTCTGATTGATTCTAGATTTACTCTAGAGCCTCATGAGCTGTTTTCGCAGAACTGACAGTCCTTTCAGGCAAGAAGCTTAAGCGCCGTCTCGAAGACCTCGAGCGCCGTGCTGGTTCTTCTGACGATGCCGAGTCCGACAAGCAGCCACAGAAGCCTACCAAGTCGAAGCGATCCCCCTCCGCACCTAAGTCTCAAAAATCGCAATCCGGAGCTCCCAGCAAGTCTGTTGCTTCACAGGGCCAGTTCACTCCTCCCATGGAGCCTACTGACGAGCTTTTCTTCCCCGGCACCTACGACGACCGAGCTCGCTCAGACAGCCCTCCTCAGTTCACATACTCAACATACCCTGCTCCCGATGAGATCCTCCTCGCACCCTACGGTTCCACTCAGTCATACCCAGCCATCACAACCGCTGATGCCTACCCCAACTACATGACAGCGTCTACAGTGCCTATGACACTTCCTTCCATGACACACTTTAGCGATGCCATCAAGCGGGAGACGTACCCTAGTGACGACGGACTCACTCCTTACATGACCTACGGTTACATGCCCCCCATGGACTTCAACTCTGGTAGCCCATACGAACAGTCCAACCCTCATGTGAGTCACGCCAGTCAAACGCCCCGTGGGGTTGTACGAGATCCACGTTGCTGATGGGGTTCGCAGACTCCTCCGCTGTCGCATTCTTTCGACCACTCTGCCAACTGCTCAGAGGCTGGCTTCGACTACCCTGCCACGCCTCTGTCAATGCCTGGCTCGCCTGGTCTAATCCAGCACCAATAGGGCAGCTGGCATgaatgagagaaagaaagaaacatAGCGAGATTTGAGATTTTGGATTAGGCGTTGGAAATGAGCCCTACGAGGCATAGCATGGCGGGT
This genomic stretch from Fusarium oxysporum f. sp. lycopersici 4287 chromosome 2, whole genome shotgun sequence harbors:
- a CDS encoding hypothetical protein (At least one base has a quality score < 10), with product MSMFMTQPAYAYAAAPPPPRQYSGTSSAFSASANPDEDWTKISDLAERRRIQNRIAQRNYRKKLKRRLEDLERRAGSSDDAESDKQPQKPTKSKRSPSAPKSQKSQSGAPSKSVASQGQFTPPMEPTDELFFPGTYDDRARSDSPPQFTYSTYPAPDEILLAPYGSTQSYPAITTADAYPNYMTASTVPMTLPSMTHFSDAIKRETYPSDDGLTPYMTYGYMPPMDFNSGSPYEQSNPHVSHASQTPRGVVRDPRC
- a CDS encoding hypothetical protein (At least one base has a quality score < 10), with amino-acid sequence MSMFMTQPAYAYAAAPPPPRQYSGTSSAFSASANPDEDWTKISDLAERRRIQNRIAQRNYRKKLKRRLEDLERRAGSSDDAESDKQPQKPTKSKRSPSAPKSQKSQSGAPSKSVASQGQFTPPMEPTDELFFPGTYDDRARSDSPPQFTYSTYPAPDEILLAPYGSTQSYPAITTADAYPNYMTASTVPMTLPSMTHFSDAIKRETYPSDDGLTPYMTYGYMPPMDFNSGSPYEQSNPHTPPLSHSFDHSANCSEAGFDYPATPLSMPGSPGLIQHQ